From the genome of Verrucomicrobiales bacterium:
GTAGTTCCACACGCTCTCAACGATCGCGGGACGCGTGCAAACCCGGCCAGGGTTTCGCATGAGAAATTCCAACAGACGGTATTCGCGGGCCGACAGAGGGAGGACCCGACCATCGCGTCTGGCACATCGTGTGATGGTATCGAGAGTAAGATCACCGACTCGCAGTTCAACAGGCTGGCTTCCGGTTGTCCGACGACCAAGGGCACGAACACGCGCGATGAGTTCAAGTAAGGCAAAGGGCTTAGCCAGGTAGTCGTCCGCTCCAAGGTTCAATCCTTCCACCCGCTCCTCCATGGCGCCTCTTGCCGTCAGCAGCAACACAGGGGTTGAAATCTTATGCTTTCGAAGATCGCGCAGTAGAGTGAGCCCGTCACTGCCCGGCAGCATGATATCGAGAATGATGACGTCGAAATTCGGAGCCGCGGCTCTCATGAATCCCGCGTCACCTACGAGCTGAACGTCAACGGCCATGCCCTCAGATTCGAGTGCCTTGCGAATGAAAGCGGCGATCTTTTTTTGATCCTCTACAACGAGCACTCTCATCCGAAGAGTCTAAACCGACATAGGTCAAGTGTCCACATTCCACAGGAAGTAGTGGCGGGGCGGTGCTATCGTAGACCCTAAACTACATTCAGTCGAGTCCCCGGCTTCCGTCGCGATGTGGTCGTGAGGATGAACCTGAAGCGACCGATCGTGCAAATGAAGGGGCTGAGACAATCTGAATTGATATCTACCCTGGGTTAAACAGGACCCGAATGGCGTTCAACAACACTGGGATATCTAGCGGCTTCTCTAGCAGCACCTTGACTCCTGCCTCTTGGGCTCGTTTTTGTTGATCGGCGCGGGCCGTGATCATAACGACTGGTACGTCTGGGGCCAGCCGTGCCAGAAGGTCGAAGGCCTTCCAACCATCCGTATCGGGCATGTTAAGATCGAGGAGGATGAGGTCTGGTGATCCGTGCAGGAATTCGCGAATCGCGATTCGCCCATTCTCCGCCAGTTCCACTGTGTAGCCTTCCTCTCTGAGCACAGCAGCCAGTGACTCCCGGATACTGATCTCATCATCAACAATCAAAATGTTCTTTCGCGCCGCTGGGGCGTTGCTCAAAGGAGACGCTCTCTCACCCCCAATCGGGGGGAGCGATGACGAAGGCGCAGGCCCTTCCAAAGACGACGCTTGTGAACCGTCAGTATGTCCATTAACGATTTCCGCCGTGCTGGAATCGCAAGGCGGCGAACAACCCTCGTCGAGGGACCCGGTCCTATCCGGTAGCGCTGTTACAAGAGGTGGCGAAGCGCAGATCGGAATCCGCACTGGCCTTACCACCTCTCTGTAGCTGGTCCCTTGGGGTGTCATTGAGCATTTTAGAGCGAGATCCATTCCAGAGGATATTCGGCGGAACTTCCCCACCACTATCGGCTACCTCGTTGTTTCCCCTTCGGAGGGGAGCTCGAAACGGGTCAGACCTTCGGAATTATTTTGCTGCAGGCTGTGCGCCAGCAGACTCAGAAATCTCCGGAGGATCAAAGCGAACACTGAGTCCCTCCGGGCAAGACTAGGCTCGTAACTGGCGGTCCTGAAGA
Proteins encoded in this window:
- a CDS encoding response regulator, producing the protein MSNAPAARKNILIVDDEISIRESLAAVLREEGYTVELAENGRIAIREFLHGSPDLILLDLNMPDTDGWKAFDLLARLAPDVPVVMITARADQQKRAQEAGVKVLLEKPLDIPVLLNAIRVLFNPG
- a CDS encoding response regulator transcription factor, whose translation is MRVLVVEDQKKIAAFIRKALESEGMAVDVQLVGDAGFMRAAAPNFDVIILDIMLPGSDGLTLLRDLRKHKISTPVLLLTARGAMEERVEGLNLGADDYLAKPFALLELIARVRALGRRTTGSQPVELRVGDLTLDTITRCARRDGRVLPLSAREYRLLEFLMRNPGRVCTRPAIVESVWNYQFDPGTNLVDVYMKRLRDKIEDGFEGKLLHTIPRVGYMIKSAV